The proteins below are encoded in one region of Stenotrophomonas bentonitica:
- the sucC gene encoding ADP-forming succinate--CoA ligase subunit beta has protein sequence MNFHEYQSKQLLAEYGIPVPAGKVAATPDEAVEAANSLGQGPWMVKAQIHAGGRGKAGGVKFCKTTDDVKAAAAKMLGTKMATYQTAGVELPVNLVLVTTAGEIVKELYLSVLVDRGTKTITYIASSEGGVEIEQVAAETPELIHSLNVDFVEGVQGYHGRDFGFKLGLTAKQAGQFASIMVNLYRLFNEKDLALVEINPLAILDDGNLYALDGKFDSDDNAAFRQKALVAMRDKTQEDETEVTASELDINYVTMDGNIGCMVNGAGLAMATMDVIKLNGGEPANFLDVGGGANKQRVIEAFKLILSSDKVEGIFVNIFGGIVRCDMIAEGIIAAVKEVGVKVPVVVRLEGTNVEEGKQLLRDSGMAIIPADNINDGAKKVVEAVKNAA, from the coding sequence ATGAATTTCCACGAATACCAGTCAAAACAGCTGCTTGCCGAGTACGGCATTCCGGTCCCGGCCGGCAAGGTCGCAGCGACTCCCGATGAAGCGGTCGAAGCGGCCAACTCCCTGGGCCAGGGCCCCTGGATGGTGAAGGCGCAGATCCATGCGGGCGGTCGCGGCAAGGCTGGCGGCGTCAAGTTCTGCAAGACCACCGACGACGTCAAGGCCGCTGCGGCCAAGATGCTCGGCACCAAGATGGCCACCTACCAGACCGCTGGCGTTGAACTGCCGGTCAACCTGGTGCTGGTGACCACCGCCGGTGAGATCGTCAAGGAACTGTACCTGTCGGTGCTGGTCGACCGTGGCACCAAGACCATCACCTACATCGCCTCTTCGGAAGGCGGCGTGGAGATCGAGCAGGTTGCTGCTGAAACCCCGGAGCTGATCCACTCGCTCAACGTCGACTTCGTTGAAGGCGTGCAGGGTTACCACGGCCGCGATTTCGGCTTCAAGCTCGGCCTGACCGCCAAGCAGGCCGGCCAGTTCGCCAGCATCATGGTGAACCTGTACCGCCTGTTCAACGAAAAGGACCTGGCGCTGGTTGAAATCAACCCGCTGGCCATCCTGGACGACGGCAACCTGTACGCGCTGGACGGCAAGTTCGACAGCGACGACAACGCCGCGTTCCGTCAGAAGGCCCTGGTCGCCATGCGCGACAAGACCCAGGAAGACGAAACCGAAGTGACCGCTTCGGAGCTGGACATCAACTACGTCACCATGGACGGCAACATCGGCTGCATGGTCAACGGCGCCGGCCTGGCCATGGCCACCATGGACGTGATCAAGCTCAACGGCGGCGAGCCGGCGAACTTCCTGGACGTGGGCGGCGGTGCGAACAAGCAGCGCGTCATTGAAGCCTTCAAGCTGATCCTGTCCTCGGACAAGGTCGAAGGCATCTTCGTCAACATCTTCGGCGGCATCGTCCGCTGCGACATGATCGCCGAGGGCATCATCGCCGCGGTGAAGGAAGTGGGCGTCAAGGTTCCGGTCGTGGTGCGCCTGGAAGGCACCAACGTGGAAGAAGGCAAGCAGCTGCTGCGCGACAGCGGCATGGCCATCATCCCGGCTGACAACATCAACGACGGTGCCAAGAAGGTCGTCGAAGCTGTCAAGAACGCCGCCTGA